The Coffea arabica cultivar ET-39 chromosome 3c, Coffea Arabica ET-39 HiFi, whole genome shotgun sequence genome contains a region encoding:
- the LOC113735291 gene encoding oil body-associated protein 1A isoform X1, with amino-acid sequence MEGENVSTQPEVPGEPTQASTALLETATATLQGFGPVNKIHQHLCAFHFYAHDMTRQVEAHHFCGHQNEDFRQCLIYDKPDDDGKLIGLEYIISEELFLTLPDNEKPFWHTHEFEVKGGYLFMPGVPGPIQRQDLEKVCKTYGKTIHFWQIDRGDSLPLGIPQVMMALTRDGQLYPNLAQDVESRFGISFAKERENRAYMTGPAHALHPLGNAAGRGLQTVLREVDCKPVESVPSVFV; translated from the exons ATGGAAGGTGAGAATGTGTCAACCCAGCCGGAGGTTCCAGGGGAGCCAACTCAGGCCAGCACTGCCCTTCTCGAAACTGCCACCGCCACTCTTCAGGGCTTTGGTCCTGTTAACAAAATCCACCAGCACCTCTGCGC ATTCCATTTCTATGCGCATGACATGACAAGGCAAGTGGAGGCACACCACTTTTGCGGGCATCAAAATGAGGATTTCAGGCAGTGTTTGATATATGATAAGCCTGATGATGATGGCAAACTCATTGGCTTAGAGTACATAATCTCTGAGGAATTATTCTTGACATTGCCTGATAATGAGAAGCCCTTTTGGCACACTCACGAGTTCGAGGTAAAGGGTGGCTACCTCTTCATGCCTGGTGTTCCTGGCCCTATTCAAAGGCAAGATCTTGAAAAGGTTTGCAAAACCTATGGCAAAACTATCCACTTTTGGCAAATTGATAGAGGTGATAGTCTCCCTCTTGGAATTCCTCAGGTTATGATGGCACTTACTAGGGATGGCCAGCTCTATCCCAATCTTGCCCAag ATGTGGAGAGTCGTTTTGGCATCTCATTTGCCAAGGAGAGGGAAAACCGGGCATACATGACTGGACCCGCTCATGCGTTGCATCCCCTTGGAAATGCAGCCGGTAGAGGGTTGCAGACTGTACTGAGAGAAGTTGATTGCAAACCGGTTGAATCAGTTCCAAGCGTCTTTGTCTAA
- the LOC113735291 gene encoding oil body-associated protein 1A isoform X2, with the protein MEGENVSTQPEVPGEPTQASTALLETATATLQGFGPVNKIHQHLCAFHFYAHDMTRQVEAHHFCGHQNEDFRQCLIYDKPDDDGKLIGLEYIISEELFLTLPDNEKPFWHTHEFEVKGGYLFMPGVPGPIQRQDLEKVMMALTRDGQLYPNLAQDVESRFGISFAKERENRAYMTGPAHALHPLGNAAGRGLQTVLREVDCKPVESVPSVFV; encoded by the exons ATGGAAGGTGAGAATGTGTCAACCCAGCCGGAGGTTCCAGGGGAGCCAACTCAGGCCAGCACTGCCCTTCTCGAAACTGCCACCGCCACTCTTCAGGGCTTTGGTCCTGTTAACAAAATCCACCAGCACCTCTGCGC ATTCCATTTCTATGCGCATGACATGACAAGGCAAGTGGAGGCACACCACTTTTGCGGGCATCAAAATGAGGATTTCAGGCAGTGTTTGATATATGATAAGCCTGATGATGATGGCAAACTCATTGGCTTAGAGTACATAATCTCTGAGGAATTATTCTTGACATTGCCTGATAATGAGAAGCCCTTTTGGCACACTCACGAGTTCGAGGTAAAGGGTGGCTACCTCTTCATGCCTGGTGTTCCTGGCCCTATTCAAAGGCAAGATCTTGAAAAG GTTATGATGGCACTTACTAGGGATGGCCAGCTCTATCCCAATCTTGCCCAag ATGTGGAGAGTCGTTTTGGCATCTCATTTGCCAAGGAGAGGGAAAACCGGGCATACATGACTGGACCCGCTCATGCGTTGCATCCCCTTGGAAATGCAGCCGGTAGAGGGTTGCAGACTGTACTGAGAGAAGTTGATTGCAAACCGGTTGAATCAGTTCCAAGCGTCTTTGTCTAA